From the Carassius carassius chromosome 34, fCarCar2.1, whole genome shotgun sequence genome, the window ggcgcgtgtgtgtaaaaacactggctctgattggctaccatgaaacacatgactctgccttagccaatcataatcgcttatctcgttattaacccacctgctcactcgctgagtgagccaggggtgcgttcggattgcatattaaatcaatgcatagtaacgcaccgcatttaacgttcagtaacggtaacggcgttgtaacgacgggaaaagtaattagttagattaccccgttactgaaaaaataacgccgttacctaacgccgttcttttaaacgccgttattccaaacactgggtctcattcatattttatttgttccagagcaaatagttttGGCCGAGGGCAAAGTCTCATAACGTTatattttttgttactttattgcTGTATATCAGAGTGCTGCAtttgtacttttgactgaattgcctagctacttttatgatggctgttgttgttgttgtttaaatattattattcagtaaatcatattttatataaatagtgGAATTTAATTATAGTATTTATGATCGGGAAATGGTTTATATGTTCGTGATGGTGATTAGTTGCATTGATCTGCTATTAGCTGGCGACAAGAGTTTTTATGTGTGAgtcagcagtaaagactttaATATTGAAAGAAACTGAAACAAGGTTGTAAACAAggaagttatttttactttttaaaaacagaTTGGAAGACACAGCCAACAAATGCACTGAGCTGCACTGTCATCGGAAATCACCCTTAACAGATGAAAGTATAGTATGACAAAGATATCACTTTCCTCAGCGGACATTTATACTAATGATTTATGCTGAATAggagattgagctgaagaatcAATGCTGTATCAGATGTAGGTAATCACACTCACTCAGTCCATAATAATACTCGACTAATAATACAGTTagcttttaatacagtaatacaataacCTTTTAAACAAGCAAATGTAGTTCATTTGTTACTAGTTCTAAAGTGACGTTTTCAAGTCGGATCTTGGTTTCAACTATTAAACTGTCCACTTGAGATTTGAATCCATGGCAGAAGGAATTACCTCTGCACAAAAGAGGATTTTTAAAGATACACCATTGTTGTttcttatgtatttaaatattcataccatcgaactgttgtataaacacAATATCACACTTGTAGCAGTGCTATATAGCTATATATCAGCATGCTGTGTTTACCTACAGCGGAATCACAGCATAGCCAATATACAGCCACATCACACTGCTACgagtgtgaaatatatatatatatatatatatatatatatatatacagtacagaccaaaagtagtttggacacaccttctcattaaaagagttttctttattttcatgactatgaaaattgtagattcacagtgaagtcatcaaaactatgaattaacacatgtggaaatatatatggaattatatacataacaaaaaagtgtgaaacaactgaaaataacaaaaaagtgtgaaacaactgaaaatatgtcatattctaggttcttcaaagtagccaccttttgctttgattactgctttgcacactcttggcattctcttgatgagcttcaagaggtagtcacctgaaatggtcttccaacagtcttgaaggagttccccgagagatgcttagcacttgttggcccttttgccttctgtctgtggtccagctcacccctaaaccatctcgattgggttcaggtccggtgactgtggaggccaggtcatctggcgcagcaccccatcactctacttcttggtcaaatagcccttgatgccttcagtgtgactctacaattttcatagtcatgaaaataaagaaaactctttgaatgagaaggtgtgtccaaacttttggtctgtactatatatatatatatatatatatatatatatatatataattatttcatttgattTACCACATTTATTTGACTCATGCATAAATTATGATGTTATGCACTACTttccaaatgtttggggtcagtttttatttttctttgaaataaataaatatttctgtcagAGCTGACAGACTAGTGGACACAGTGTTCTGACATATAGTGCAGCTGCGCTTTGGGGGACCCGAGTTTGCGTCCCAGCTCATGCTTTTCCAATCACATCCTCCTCTCTCTGTCTCAATATGTTTCCTGTCTGCTCTCCACTGTTCTATATAATAAAGGCAAAAACgccaaaaaataaatcttaaagaaataaatgcttaaaacaaattgatcaaaagtgacaaaagcctttttttttattttacaaaatctatttcaaataaattcttttgaactttctatttatcagaatactgaaaaataaataaaataatggtttccacaaaactattaagcagcacaactgtacaataataagaaatatttactgagcaccaagtcagcatatattacaatgatttctgaagcatcatgtaacactgaagactggaataatggctgctgaaaatgcaacATTtccagtaaattacattttaaaatgtgtatataaaatagaaagttatttttaaatgttaatattatctcacaatattactgtattggtgtattttttatcaaataatttcagtcttgatgagcatgggagacttttttttttttttataataggagACTTCTTTAATAAAACTtgtcaaccccaaacctttggaCGTTAGTATatatttagtttagttatttaaaaaaatgtgtggaTGATATTTCAAATTGTGGGCCTCTTTTTTTGAGGAGAGCTGTGTTATAAGTTTTTTCAGCAATCAAAGATGTATTATATATTCCAGGTCTGGTGATGTCCGCCATTACTGTGATTATCCTGATGCTGTACTTCGTGATCGAAACGTTTGTCATACAGGGACAGGTCTGGTTGACAGAATGCACACCTATCTATGTGCAGTACTTTGTCAAATTCTTCATCATCGGAGTTACAGTTCTGGTGGTGGCTGTGCCAGAGGGTTTGCCACTGGCTGTCACTATATCATTGGCCTACTCCGTAAAGGTGAGATAGAAATGAATAATTAGTAGTTTCATAAAAGTTATGTTGAAGAATGCATCTGTTTTTGTGTCCATCATGGAAGTGTTatttacaaacacacattcatactGGCAAGTGCCACTAACATTTTAACACTTCCTATCAATGCCTTTCCACAGAAAATGATGAAGGACAATAACCTGGTGCGTCATTTGGATGCATGTGAGACTATGGGCAATGCCACTGCTATTTGCTCAGATAAAACAGGGACCCTCACCACTAACCGGATGACAGTAGTGCAGATTTATGTAGCGGACCAGCACTTCCGCAACCTCCCAAGACCAGACCAGATTAGCCCAAAGACATTGGAGCTCATCACCAGTGCTATTGCTGTGAATTGCGCCTACACCTCCAAAATAATGGTGAGAGGCTTTTAGTAATGCAGAAAACCACGAGAGGCCATGCATTACAGTCACTACAGCTATGACCGTCATTACATCATTTAATTTACTGTGTCTTCCACTCTCTTCACCTCTTCCTCCCAGGCTGCAGATAAGGAAGGTGGGCTGCCCAAACAAGTGGGTAATAAGACAGAATGTGCTCTGCTGGGCCTCGTGCTGGGCCTGAAGCAGGACTACCAAGCTGTGAGGGAGCAGATCCCAGAAGAGAAGCTCTATAAAGTCTACACCTTTAATTCTGTCAGAAAATCCATGAGCACCGTCATTCAGATGCCTGACAGAAGCTTCCGCTTATACAGCAAAGGAGCCTCTGAGATCCTGCTCAGAAAGTAAATCTTGTCTTTGtatatgtgtgattttttttagttATAGTAAGAGCAGTTGTAatagtaatgactgctgaaaattcagctttgctattataggaataaactaaaatatattaaaatagaaaacagttatttagatTATAAAGATAATTCATAGTAAtactgtttgatcaaataaatgcagttttggtgaaCAAGAATTTttcaaaagcaaaaaatataaCTGAtagtttaaatgatttatttatactatatattataagATTTGTTTCTATTTGATAATCAACATTTTGCAAATGTTAAGCGTATTATTTTACTGGCCAAAATGTTAAAACTAAGGACTACTACTTTCTTTGAGGCCTTGATAAATAtttcattcatatatattttaaccaTACACTGCTGGAAGAACGAAGAATGGAGAGAAATAGTGTTCCGAGGTTTTCTGAAAATTATTTGTCTATAAAGTGTTAACAGGAATCGCACCTGTTTCTAACTGGCTTCTGGGTTAATATTGAAAAGTGCAGTCTTtgtccagaattttttttttttaactgttctgcCTTCATCTCAGGTGCTCTTTCATCTTGGGCCGTGATGATGAGACTCGTGCTTTTAAGCCACGGGACAAAGAAGAAATTGTGAAGAAAGTAATTGAACCGATGGCATGCGATGGCCTTCGTACGATATGCATCGCTTACCGGGAGCTCCCAGCTGACCCCATGCCAGATTGGGACAATGAGACAGACATTGTCTCCAACCTTACCTGCATCACCATGGTCGGCATTGAAGACCCTGTTCGACCTGAGGTATACTGACCAGTTTACTGTATTGGATATATGTGTTCTCTTAGTTTTAATTTATCTCTCCTATTTACCGCACATACCCTTTAACCTCTAAAAATCAGTAATCataagaatatttaaaatgctcAATATGTGGCACAATTATTGTATTGATATCTGTTCTTATTTGCTGATTATAATTCCAATCAGGTTCCAGAAGCAATCAGGAAGTGTCAACGAGCAGGCATCACTGTGCGTATGGTGACAGGTGACAACATAAACACTGCACGTGCCATTGCTGCCAAATGTGGCATCATCCATCCAGGCGACGACTTCCTGTGTATTGACGGGAAGGACTTCAACAGGCGAATCAGAAATGAGAAAGGAGAGGTATACTTCCATGTTTTTTAGTTATGTTCGGAGCATATGCGggaaatatttctaaataaatcttaatttcttTATTGCTAAATCTTCATTGCcaagtttcaataaaaaaaacataacatgcaCAAATAGAGTGTAAAAAGATTAAATGCTAAAAATATCTAGATGCGTGATGATATATGGAGTTACATATACAAtattgctgttcaaaagttttttcttttttttcaaagatttcattcattcatcaaggatacattaaattgatcaaaagtgacagtaaagacaatgtttttaaataaaaagatatcATGTATAAAGTCAATGTTGTTTTTattggaactttctattcatcatcctgatttttttttcagtcctgaaaaaagtatcacaatttccacaaatataataagcaacattttttttaaatctattaaaatagaattttaaacaatatttaaataataataatatttcacaatattgtttttactgtatttttgatcatgtgAATTAATCCTGGgtgagcagggttttttttttttttttaataaaaaacgttATAATGGTGGTGTAGagatgtttatttttcttttcaactttttttgcAGATTGAGCAAGAGCGCATTGACAAAGTTTGGCCTAAGCTCAGAGTTCTTGCTCGTTCTTCCcctacagacaaacacacactagTCAAGGGTGAGTTTCTCTCTCAGCTGAGTTCATATCTTTTTCCTATGGGGATGATCACCTTTCCATTATGTCCTTCAGCAGAAATAACAAGCTGATGTCGAAGATTATTTTTCAGCATTTTGGAcaattttacattacaaatctttTGGCTTCAAATCgattattaggattttttttaattttattttttattttctgtatgtcTTGTGTTCAGGTATCATAGACAGCACCACTCTAGAACAAAGGCAGGTGGTTGCAGTCACCGGTGACGGCACAAATGACGGACCTGCTCTGAAGAAAGCTGATGTGGGATTTGCAATGGTGAGAAGAAGAGCCATAAACTAAATATGTAAACGATTGCAATCTATTTTTAAGGTTCTGTTTCACATAATGCAATGATAAACCCAACTGAATCTGAATATGAGACATTCAGTGCACATGAATGTTGCTTTAACACTAGAGCTTTTGATTAGGCTCAGGTTCGACTGACAGTAAAGTTTGTTTCTTTGATTAGTATGAAAGCGATCTTCCAAACCATCCTTCAAGTTCATTTGAAAAGTTCATATGAAAAGCagatgacaataaagttgaatctaataaAAAAGCAGTGTATAACAGCTAGAATACACATGTGTGAAAGCAAAATTTTAATTGTCACTTTGTAAATTCAATATTAAGTTGAAACACACCAGATTTAAAGATGTGTGAATGTTCAAAAATAGTAATCAATTTCTCTGTCTGATTAGGGCATTGCTGGTACAGATGTGGCCAAGGAGGCCTCTGACATAATCCTGACAGACGATAACTTCTCCAGTATAGTAAAGGCTGTGATGTGGGGACGGAATGTGTATGACAGCATCTCCAAATTCTTACAGTTTCAGCTCACAGTGAATGTGGTGGCTGTCATAGTAGCCTTCACTGGGGCCTGCATCACGCAGGTGCATGCATATACTTATATATGTCTGCTTACTtccattcaaaagattggggtcagtaagatgtttcaaaaaatgtatttgcttccgataaatactgttcttttgaactttcgaatcattaaagaatcctgaaaaaatatataaagcagcacaatcgTTTTCAAGATTGATGATGATAAAAAtagtttcttgaacaccaaatcagtatatttaaattatttgtgaaggatttattattatttattatgtgaaCCCTAAAGAGCCTTTTCTATTGAGGGCTCCAAACACTGGAACCTGTTGCCAAATGAGTTTAAGGCAATACTTGAAATAAAGTATCGAAGGTAAAGCGGTGGTTTAAAATAAACCAGAATTGCACGCAtatttaaatgtaagaatttttgtatgtataagtgtaatgtaatgtaaaggtTGTTTTTTCTTATATGTATAATTCAGGGAGGTATTTGAATGTCTGTAAGGGACATATTGTGGTAGTTTTATTCTATGAGTAGTAGTTTTATTCTTTGtttctattttacttttttttagaaaagcctTTCTAGGGACCTGAGATGCAAATTAGCTTATGCTATACTCTCTatgtgcaatacatattttccagttTTGACTGGGATAATGTTTCTTTTGTACTGtccctatacaaataaacttataaataaaaaaataaaaaaagagagtaatgatgctaaaaattcagctttgccatcacaggaattaattacattttaaaatatatcgaaataacagatattttaacaaacatatattttacacaatattactctttttactcTATTTATAATCACATACATTCAGCCTTGGTCATCTCAAAAGTTTTCATTCAAAGACATTTTACTAActgaaacatttgaatggtagtttatataTGCACTAGTATAACCTGACATTTAATCTGtggtttagttatttattttggtcTGTTTTGGTGTATGTAGGATTCGCCCCTTAAGGCTGTGCAGATGCTGTGGGTCAATCTGATCATGGACACGTTTGCTTCTCTGGCTCTTGCCACCGAGCCGCCCAATGAAGCATTGCTCCTGAGGAAGCCCTACGGCCGAAACAATCCCCTTATATCCAGAACCATGATGAAGAACATCCTTGGACATGCAGTGTACCAACTCATCATCATCTTCACCCTGCTCTTTGTAGGTATGGTACATTGCACACTGGTTCTGTCAAAGGGTTTGATAGGTACCAAACCCTCAACTCTTTCTTCTGACGACTGCAAGGTTGCACAATTAATGTGTGTCAAATCTTTTATCAGTCAATATTACAGTtggggttttttcttttttttttttctcaggtgaGAAGATATTTGACATAGATAGTGGACGTAATGCTCCACTTCACTCTCCTCCCTCCGAGCATTACACCATCATCTTTAACACCTTTGTCCTCATGCAACTCTTCAATGAAATCAATGCCCGTAAGATCCATGGAGAGAGGAACGTGTTCGATGGAATCTTCTCAAACCCCATCTTCTGTTCAATTGTGCTGGGGACCTTCGCAATACAGGTCAACGAATATCTCTAGATATTTAAGTCTAGGTTCTTTGATTTCCATTTATACTTGTTTAATGGTTTTTATAAACAAATGCCATCCATACTTATGCAACCATTAAAATGTTTGGGCCTTTTAATGAttatgaaagaagtttcttatgctcaccaaggctgcacttatttgattaaaaatacagtaaaaacagtaatattttgaagtatTATTACAGTCTAAAATAAGTGttgtaatatactttaaaatgcaattttttcccATGATGGTAAAACTAcagtttcagcatcattactgcagtacTCCAGCTGAATTTAAATCTTAAGCAGTGTGGTGTGCTATTATTTCTTATCGtttctatttctattattattattattattattattattattaactaaaatataaaaatattcataatgtTTTTTGTAATATGTACATGCCATTTTCATGTCCTCAATTGAATTAGAAAAAAGAAACTGTATGGAATATCTGaactttaaaaaatgcatttgttacatGGCAAGGAACTGAAAAACTTGAAAAGAGATGGAAACCACATCTCAAATATATACTTTCCCTCAAATATATTCTTACATTTTGATGCATTTGTGCTTCACACGAGGATGGAAGTAAACTACTCTACTCCTGTATCTGTGTTTTTGCTTTGTAGATTGTGATTGTGCAGTTTGGTGGGAAACCCTTCAGCTGTTACCCCTTAAATGCGGAGCAGTGGCTTTGGTGCCTGTTTGTGGGAATGGGAGAGCTGGTCTGGGGACAGGTATGTGCTGCAATTGACTACTAACCTATTCTAGAAGCTCTCAAAAACAGAAAA encodes:
- the LOC132114796 gene encoding plasma membrane calcium-transporting ATPase 3-like isoform X2 translates to MGELGNSTVDFHPKKPGMDKGGHEGDFGVTVEELCSLMELRGPEALQKIQENYTDTETLCHRLKTSPTDGLSDNPAELEKRRQVFGMNFIPPKKPKTFLQLVWEALQDVTLIILEIAAIISLGLSFYQPPGGEIEACGNVSSGAEDEGEAEAGWIEGAAILLSVLCVVLVTAFNDWSKEKQFRGLQSRIEQEQRFAVVRNGTVIQIPVAEMVVGDIAQIKYGDLLPADGVLIQGNDLKIDESSLTGESDHVHKSIDKDPMLLSGTHVMEGSGKMLVSAVGVNSQTGIIFTLLGAGEVEEEKKDCKKGKQDGTLENNQNKAKKQDEAVAMEMQPLKSAEGGEVEEKEKKKASVTKKEKSVLQGKLTKLAVQIGKAGLVMSAITVIILMLYFVIETFVIQGQVWLTECTPIYVQYFVKFFIIGVTVLVVAVPEGLPLAVTISLAYSVKKMMKDNNLVRHLDACETMGNATAICSDKTGTLTTNRMTVVQIYVADQHFRNLPRPDQISPKTLELITSAIAVNCAYTSKIMAADKEGGLPKQVGNKTECALLGLVLGLKQDYQAVREQIPEEKLYKVYTFNSVRKSMSTVIQMPDRSFRLYSKGASEILLRKCSFILGRDDETRAFKPRDKEEIVKKVIEPMACDGLRTICIAYRELPADPMPDWDNETDIVSNLTCITMVGIEDPVRPEVPEAIRKCQRAGITVRMVTGDNINTARAIAAKCGIIHPGDDFLCIDGKDFNRRIRNEKGEIEQERIDKVWPKLRVLARSSPTDKHTLVKGIIDSTTLEQRQVVAVTGDGTNDGPALKKADVGFAMGIAGTDVAKEASDIILTDDNFSSIVKAVMWGRNVYDSISKFLQFQLTVNVVAVIVAFTGACITQDSPLKAVQMLWVNLIMDTFASLALATEPPNEALLLRKPYGRNNPLISRTMMKNILGHAVYQLIIIFTLLFVGEKIFDIDSGRNAPLHSPPSEHYTIIFNTFVLMQLFNEINARKIHGERNVFDGIFSNPIFCSIVLGTFAIQIVIVQFGGKPFSCYPLNAEQWLWCLFVGMGELVWGQVIASVPTHQLKCLKEAGHGPAPDEIMDEDLAEDEDEIDYAERELRRGQILWFRGLNRIQTQMEVVSTFKRSGSFQGAVRRRSSVLSQLHDIRVVKAFRSSLYDGIERPESRNSIHDFQAHPEFIITDSVHNIPLIDETDVDDESEHSNHNHVRVALRHPGPHSQPQEPQRPPRSRYPPRPLRQQSLPVTLNCNNNAVESRVYLGSSVSPCPASPLHSLETCL